The following are encoded in a window of Gramella sp. MT6 genomic DNA:
- a CDS encoding glycoside hydrolase family 18 protein — translation MRKLLILLTGISILSASCVNSVSGDSKNELQKQVQKKDLEVIAYWTGSDSISNKKIKQLDQIIYSFLHLEENRLKVNERDSIRLIYLKEQKQINPELKVLISLGGWGGCETCSDVFSTEKGIEDFASSVKDILIEYNADGIDLDWEYPAISGYQGHTFKPEDKQNFTLLVEELRNILGPDKVISFAAGGFRNYLDNSIEWKKVMPMVDHVNLMSYDMVGGGSTSTGHHTSLLSTKDQNRSADEAIKYLDSVGIPSEKIVLGAAFYARVFENVQDSLNGLHQPGKFKEAILYKDIDAYIKSSPGFEYLWDSEAQAPYIYNAEKGEFITYDDSLSVSKKTKYALENNLKGIMFWRLSGDKPEGLLEVINDERKKFKNK, via the coding sequence ATGAGAAAACTTTTAATTCTGCTGACTGGCATAAGTATTTTATCTGCTTCCTGTGTTAACAGTGTATCGGGTGATAGCAAGAATGAGCTGCAAAAACAAGTACAGAAAAAAGACTTGGAAGTAATTGCTTACTGGACGGGTTCAGATTCCATATCGAACAAAAAAATTAAGCAACTGGATCAGATCATCTATAGTTTTCTTCATTTGGAAGAAAACCGGCTAAAAGTAAATGAAAGAGATTCTATAAGGCTCATTTATTTAAAAGAACAAAAGCAGATTAATCCTGAACTTAAGGTACTAATTTCGCTAGGAGGATGGGGCGGCTGTGAAACCTGTTCAGATGTTTTTTCTACTGAAAAGGGAATAGAGGATTTTGCTTCTTCGGTTAAGGATATTTTGATAGAATATAATGCAGATGGTATAGACCTGGATTGGGAATATCCTGCAATATCTGGTTATCAGGGACATACTTTTAAGCCTGAAGATAAACAGAACTTTACATTACTGGTGGAAGAGTTGAGGAATATTCTGGGTCCCGATAAGGTGATAAGTTTCGCCGCCGGTGGATTCAGGAATTATCTCGACAATTCTATCGAATGGAAAAAGGTGATGCCTATGGTAGATCATGTTAATTTGATGAGCTATGACATGGTTGGCGGAGGTAGCACAAGTACAGGTCATCATACTTCTCTGCTATCAACAAAAGATCAAAACAGGTCTGCAGATGAAGCGATAAAATATCTTGATTCAGTGGGTATCCCTTCTGAAAAGATCGTTCTTGGTGCAGCGTTTTATGCACGTGTTTTCGAAAATGTTCAGGATTCTTTAAACGGACTTCATCAACCGGGAAAATTCAAGGAAGCCATTCTTTACAAGGATATAGATGCCTATATAAAAAGTTCTCCGGGATTTGAATATTTATGGGATTCTGAAGCTCAGGCTCCATATATTTACAACGCCGAAAAAGGCGAGTTCATCACATATGACGATTCACTTTCTGTTTCTAAAAAAACAAAATATGCTTTAGAAAATAATTTGAAAGGGATCATGTTCTGGCGATTATCCGGTGACAAGCCTGAGGGTTTGCTGGAAGTTATAAATGATGAAAGAAAAAAATTCAAAAATAAATAG
- a CDS encoding SusD/RagB family nutrient-binding outer membrane lipoprotein: MKGILKIVSRSLLLLVFCMSGCSDFEEINTKPDAFTSDEVSAKYFLTGLQIELYAPNRFPYWRAQLIHADRFAGQFTFGFNGCWWTDGLAYDYNVGYTDAAYDWISGYLGKFSTYQNFVRPGGELENDKFYAIGLIMKGLYYQMYTDTFGMVPYSEASNPDIITPKFDTQVEIYQGVITQLDEAMDIIGDATVTGDGLELLAENDLFFNGDLQKWKKLANTLKLRMALRAQGASGADFASSAISEALQNPLLSMAEDNALMEKDTEIDQFGNAAYGDVWHNFGGLGSKWKVGKTLVDYLRDNNDPRLPHYAEPIIGGDVTFTRPTEGNGVALFDKYVEFILGELDNAGVEYTQSGSGDEITISVAEGTYYVGQPTRLNGDIYPHVKYELFSAPADWVVNPKNSGAPIAPEVVMTAAEGNFLQAEAAVKGLGSGDAQALYQEGIRQSMLQWNVDEGAISEFLTNEPMAQLDGSMEENIEKIAIQRWLAAYTDGFEAWAIVRDTGYPAELANGVSDYDIYAAGTLNGEYPQRMRYGNIEYNTNGANLEAAVQVQGPDEQGTELWWSAGN; this comes from the coding sequence ATGAAAGGAATATTAAAAATTGTCAGCCGAAGCCTGCTACTTTTGGTCTTTTGTATGTCAGGTTGTTCAGACTTCGAAGAAATAAATACCAAACCGGATGCCTTTACTTCAGATGAGGTAAGTGCTAAATATTTTCTAACCGGTTTACAGATAGAACTCTATGCTCCCAATAGATTTCCTTACTGGAGAGCACAATTGATCCATGCAGATCGTTTTGCAGGTCAGTTTACTTTTGGTTTTAACGGATGCTGGTGGACCGATGGATTAGCTTACGACTATAACGTTGGTTATACAGATGCAGCATACGATTGGATTTCAGGATATTTAGGTAAGTTCAGTACTTATCAGAATTTTGTGAGACCTGGAGGAGAACTGGAGAATGATAAATTCTATGCGATTGGTCTTATCATGAAAGGACTTTATTACCAGATGTATACAGATACTTTTGGAATGGTTCCTTATTCAGAAGCTTCAAATCCAGATATCATTACTCCAAAGTTCGATACCCAGGTTGAGATCTACCAGGGTGTGATCACACAACTTGACGAGGCAATGGATATCATTGGAGATGCAACTGTTACTGGTGATGGTCTGGAGCTACTGGCTGAAAACGACCTGTTCTTCAATGGTGATCTTCAAAAATGGAAAAAACTGGCCAATACTCTTAAACTTCGTATGGCTCTAAGGGCCCAGGGAGCATCTGGAGCAGATTTTGCTTCTTCAGCAATTTCTGAAGCTTTACAGAATCCGTTACTTTCCATGGCAGAGGACAACGCTTTGATGGAAAAAGATACTGAAATTGACCAGTTTGGAAATGCGGCCTATGGAGATGTTTGGCATAACTTCGGTGGATTAGGATCTAAATGGAAAGTTGGTAAAACTTTAGTTGATTATTTGCGTGATAACAACGATCCAAGATTACCTCATTATGCCGAGCCAATTATTGGTGGAGATGTAACTTTTACACGTCCTACTGAAGGTAATGGCGTGGCATTGTTTGATAAGTATGTAGAATTCATCCTTGGAGAGCTTGATAATGCGGGTGTAGAATATACTCAAAGTGGCTCTGGAGATGAGATCACAATTTCTGTGGCGGAAGGCACTTACTATGTAGGACAGCCAACCAGATTGAATGGCGATATCTATCCGCATGTGAAGTATGAATTATTCTCTGCACCTGCAGACTGGGTTGTAAACCCTAAGAATAGCGGTGCTCCAATTGCTCCTGAAGTAGTAATGACTGCTGCAGAAGGAAACTTTTTACAGGCTGAAGCTGCTGTAAAAGGACTTGGTTCTGGAGACGCACAGGCGCTTTATCAGGAAGGTATAAGACAGTCTATGCTTCAATGGAATGTAGATGAAGGAGCTATTTCAGAGTTCCTTACCAACGAGCCAATGGCGCAATTAGACGGAAGTATGGAAGAGAATATTGAAAAGATCGCCATCCAGAGATGGTTAGCAGCCTACACTGATGGATTCGAGGCCTGGGCTATTGTGCGTGATACAGGTTATCCAGCTGAACTGGCAAATGGAGTTTCAGATTATGATATCTATGCTGCAGGTACCTTAAATGGTGAATATCCACAAAGAATGAGATATGGTAACATTGAGTATAATACCAATGGAGCCAACCTTGAAGCGGCTGTACAGGTTCAGGGTCCAGACGAGCAGGGAACTGAGCTTTGGTGGTCTGCCGGTAATTAA
- a CDS encoding SusC/RagA family TonB-linked outer membrane protein, which yields MVKKLPCMLAAMFLFFQSIVAQEQVVTGNVIDGETGLPLMGVTIVEQGTNNGTTTDFDGNYTIEASPNAILTFSMIGYGKQEIPLEGKTTLDVVMSVDAEALDEVVVTSLGLTREKKSLGYAVTELQSEEVNEVKDYNVANSLVGKVPGLVVNQSSGVGSGSRITIRGNNTLTGNNQALIVVDGIPIDASGNETGGSIFNSTVSGGGITDINPSDIESISVLKGPNAAALYGSRAASGVILITTKKGKMGRGLGISFNSNVTFENPMFLPDFQNEYGQGNNGSYYADLENFGGSSWGPRFDGSSQLYYTGEERPYTAQPDNVEDFFETGLQAINTFAIDKGGENFSTRFSYTNNTTSAVLPNSDLESHNFNLRALIDLSDKLHLDSKATYFTQDIDNRVNLGTEGVLAFVYRMPRNVRIDDLKKYRPSLWSDPSMFGDEYAAISYAGQNKSIGNPYWMLNEDMNDERRDRFLGFTKLTYEFNDWLSLFARVGGDVTNSRTEYVQNYGHHFFYTGRLNYGTFKNTELNGDFLFTANKDLSEKLNLVANVGGSLSKRTSEGVIVRGQDFRLPSRVFLSNTNIQTSSHNPLQIKKVNSLYGQLSFSYDDFVYLDLTGRNDWSSTLAEDNRSYFYPSASLSLLVDRFIDPDKDFLNMLKLRGSWADVGNDTDPYQLYQTFSVPTQGYLGLTVLNGPEVRLNPDLKPESVQSSEFGIEFNMFDNRFFGDFSVYSIRTTDMIYNVPVPPGTGFSFFKENVGEVKNNGFEAVIGGTPFRTESFKWETSVNFSKNENELVALIEGLESLPLNSLGSFSVRASVGGGIGDLYGTTWKTNENGERLVNAEGIPLAGEVEKLGNAQPDWIGGFSNTFTYNNWSLRFLIDGRFGGEIYSATSSYLDGAGVSERTLQYRDGGVVVDAINEETGEQNTAEITGQEYWGGYSGITSNYIYDQTNVRLREFALNYRLPSKVTEGIGLNQASIGLIGRNLFFFYKDAEDIDPDSSIGTGLSGQGISLNNAPTLRSFGVNVNIKF from the coding sequence ATGGTCAAAAAATTACCTTGCATGTTGGCTGCGATGTTTTTATTTTTTCAAAGCATTGTTGCCCAGGAACAGGTCGTAACCGGAAACGTTATTGACGGGGAAACAGGTTTGCCCCTTATGGGTGTAACTATTGTTGAACAAGGAACCAACAATGGTACAACTACAGATTTTGATGGTAACTATACTATTGAAGCTTCTCCAAATGCGATTTTAACTTTTTCTATGATAGGTTATGGAAAGCAGGAGATTCCTCTAGAAGGAAAAACTACTTTAGATGTAGTTATGTCTGTTGATGCAGAAGCCCTCGATGAGGTGGTTGTTACCTCCCTTGGATTAACAAGAGAGAAAAAATCACTGGGTTACGCCGTTACAGAGCTGCAATCTGAAGAGGTTAATGAGGTAAAGGATTATAACGTTGCTAATTCCCTTGTAGGTAAAGTACCGGGATTAGTGGTGAACCAGTCCAGCGGAGTTGGTTCCGGTTCCAGGATTACTATCCGTGGTAACAATACTCTTACCGGTAATAACCAGGCTTTAATAGTGGTTGACGGTATCCCGATCGATGCATCAGGTAATGAAACCGGTGGAAGTATTTTTAACAGTACTGTATCTGGAGGAGGGATCACAGATATTAACCCTTCAGATATTGAATCCATTTCTGTACTAAAAGGACCAAACGCAGCCGCGCTTTATGGTTCTCGTGCCGCTAGTGGGGTTATCCTTATTACTACCAAAAAAGGTAAAATGGGCAGAGGCCTTGGTATTTCTTTCAATTCGAACGTTACTTTCGAAAATCCAATGTTCCTGCCAGATTTCCAGAATGAATATGGTCAGGGAAATAACGGTTCATATTATGCCGATCTGGAAAATTTCGGTGGTTCTTCCTGGGGTCCAAGATTTGATGGGTCTAGCCAGTTATACTACACCGGAGAAGAAAGGCCTTATACTGCACAACCTGATAACGTAGAAGATTTCTTCGAAACCGGTTTGCAGGCGATCAATACTTTCGCCATAGATAAAGGTGGCGAAAATTTCAGCACTCGTTTTTCTTATACCAATAACACTACGAGCGCAGTCCTTCCAAATTCAGACCTGGAAAGTCACAACTTTAACCTGAGAGCACTAATAGATCTTTCAGATAAACTTCATCTGGATAGTAAGGCTACCTATTTTACGCAAGACATCGATAACAGGGTAAACCTTGGAACAGAAGGTGTTCTGGCCTTTGTATATAGAATGCCTAGAAATGTTAGAATAGATGACCTTAAAAAATACAGGCCTTCTTTGTGGAGCGATCCTTCAATGTTTGGAGATGAGTATGCAGCAATTAGTTATGCGGGACAGAATAAAAGTATTGGTAACCCATACTGGATGTTGAATGAAGATATGAATGATGAAAGAAGAGACAGATTTCTTGGATTCACTAAACTTACTTACGAATTTAATGACTGGTTATCTCTATTTGCCAGAGTAGGGGGAGATGTAACCAATTCAAGAACAGAATACGTTCAAAATTATGGACATCACTTCTTCTACACAGGTAGACTTAATTATGGAACTTTTAAAAATACAGAGCTGAATGGAGATTTCCTTTTCACTGCCAATAAGGATCTATCAGAAAAACTAAACCTGGTAGCGAATGTGGGGGGAAGTTTATCAAAAAGAACTTCTGAAGGTGTTATCGTAAGAGGTCAGGATTTCCGTTTACCATCCCGTGTGTTCTTAAGTAATACTAATATCCAGACGAGTTCGCACAATCCGCTTCAGATAAAGAAAGTAAATTCTCTTTACGGGCAGTTGAGCTTTTCATATGATGATTTCGTATATCTGGACCTAACCGGTAGAAATGACTGGTCTTCTACTTTAGCTGAAGATAACCGTTCTTATTTCTATCCATCGGCGAGTTTATCTTTATTAGTAGATCGTTTTATAGATCCAGACAAAGACTTCCTGAACATGTTGAAATTAAGAGGAAGTTGGGCTGATGTTGGTAACGATACAGATCCATACCAGTTATACCAGACGTTTAGCGTACCTACTCAAGGATACCTTGGTTTAACTGTACTAAATGGACCAGAAGTGAGATTGAATCCAGATCTTAAACCAGAAAGCGTACAATCTTCTGAATTTGGTATTGAATTCAATATGTTCGATAACAGGTTCTTCGGAGACTTTTCAGTTTATTCTATAAGAACAACAGATATGATCTATAATGTACCTGTTCCTCCAGGTACTGGTTTCAGCTTTTTCAAGGAAAATGTTGGAGAGGTTAAGAATAATGGATTTGAAGCTGTTATTGGAGGTACTCCATTCAGAACAGAAAGTTTCAAATGGGAAACTTCTGTGAACTTCTCTAAAAACGAAAATGAGCTTGTAGCGCTTATTGAAGGTTTGGAATCCTTACCACTGAATTCACTAGGAAGTTTTTCTGTAAGAGCTAGTGTGGGTGGTGGAATTGGTGATCTATACGGTACAACCTGGAAAACTAATGAAAATGGTGAAAGACTGGTTAATGCAGAAGGTATCCCTCTTGCAGGTGAGGTTGAAAAACTTGGAAATGCCCAGCCAGACTGGATCGGTGGTTTCTCTAACACCTTTACGTATAACAACTGGAGTCTTAGATTCCTTATTGATGGAAGATTTGGTGGTGAAATATATTCAGCAACATCTTCATATCTCGATGGTGCCGGAGTTTCAGAAAGAACACTTCAGTACAGAGATGGTGGAGTTGTGGTAGACGCAATTAACGAAGAAACAGGAGAGCAAAACACAGCCGAGATCACAGGTCAGGAGTATTGGGGTGGTTATTCAGGAATAACCTCAAACTATATTTATGATCAAACAAATGTTAGATTAAGAGAATTTGCCTTAAATTATAGGTTGCCTTCAAAAGTGACAGAAGGAATAGGATTAAACCAGGCTTCTATAGGTTTAATAGGGAGAAATTTATTTTTCTTCTATAAAGATGCAGAAGATATAGATCCTGATTCTTCTATCGGGACTGGCCTTTCTGGACAGGGGATTTCCCTGAATAATGCGCCAACTCTTAGAAGTTTTGGAGTGAATGTGAATATTAAATTTTAA
- a CDS encoding putative glycoside hydrolase, producing the protein MKLSQLLLLVFPLLLISCADDPEKNKENPDLALNTEPEKTDFKYWVWTGANNERADSSYTAEYKKYSENGIDAVLINTNTDPELLARVAPLARKEGLEVHAWIMAMNRPGDSVALQHPDWYAVSRDGKSTFDNRPYVDYYQWLCPTREESRNHVLGLVEGLSKVEGVASVHLDYIRLPDIFLPIGLLPKYDLEQEEELPQFDFCYCDVCVSEFEKIHHKDPREMENPALDIEWKQFRLNKIKEVVDDSYKIVHDNGKILTAAVFPYPEMADHMVRQRWDKWKIDAVLPMIYHNFYNEELDWIGFATRQGISDLENKNTELHTGVFVPAMTGAELKESIKQAKENDAKGVSFFDGGALKPEHLQVIKNSK; encoded by the coding sequence ATGAAACTTTCGCAACTACTACTACTAGTTTTTCCCCTGTTGCTTATTTCTTGCGCAGATGATCCTGAAAAGAATAAAGAAAACCCAGACCTGGCTTTAAATACAGAACCAGAGAAAACCGATTTTAAATATTGGGTGTGGACCGGCGCAAATAATGAAAGAGCAGATTCCTCTTATACAGCAGAGTATAAAAAATATAGTGAGAATGGCATCGACGCTGTTTTAATAAACACAAATACAGATCCTGAATTGCTGGCCCGGGTAGCTCCTTTAGCCAGGAAAGAAGGTCTGGAAGTTCATGCCTGGATCATGGCAATGAACCGTCCCGGCGATAGCGTAGCCTTACAACATCCAGATTGGTATGCTGTAAGCAGGGATGGGAAATCTACCTTCGATAACAGGCCATATGTAGATTATTATCAGTGGTTATGTCCTACCCGCGAGGAATCCCGAAATCATGTTTTAGGACTGGTTGAAGGACTTTCAAAGGTAGAAGGTGTAGCCAGCGTACATCTGGATTACATAAGGTTACCTGATATTTTTCTTCCAATCGGTCTTTTACCTAAATATGATCTTGAGCAGGAAGAAGAGCTACCACAATTCGATTTTTGTTATTGCGATGTATGCGTTTCAGAATTTGAAAAGATTCATCATAAAGATCCAAGAGAAATGGAAAACCCCGCTCTGGATATAGAATGGAAGCAATTCCGTTTAAATAAAATTAAAGAAGTAGTTGATGATTCTTACAAAATAGTACATGATAATGGTAAAATCTTGACCGCGGCCGTTTTCCCATATCCAGAAATGGCTGACCATATGGTGAGGCAACGCTGGGATAAATGGAAAATAGATGCTGTTTTGCCTATGATCTATCATAATTTCTATAACGAAGAACTTGATTGGATAGGTTTTGCAACGAGGCAGGGGATTAGTGACCTCGAAAATAAAAACACTGAACTTCATACGGGGGTTTTCGTCCCGGCAATGACTGGAGCAGAACTAAAGGAATCCATTAAACAGGCCAAAGAGAATGACGCCAAGGGAGTTTCATTCTTTGATGGAGGAGCTCTTAAACCTGAACATCTCCAGGTTATCAAAAACTCAAAGTGA
- a CDS encoding carbohydrate-binding family 9-like protein: MNKCFLIVFGLIFTGSVLYSQNKHRSYVAYRTTEAIKVDGIAKESSWSKVEFSQDFIDIEGNKTPKYKTNVKMLWDDTYLYFYAKMEEPHIWATLKQRDTVIFYNNDFEIFIDPDGDSHNYLEFEMNALNTVWDLFIVKPYREPSPIIDNWDINGLLSAVHIEGSLNDPSDEDKFWSVEVAIPWNVLEEANIHGKGHKDKFWRINFSRVNWDFELSDQTYSRKKDEKGNFLPEYNWVWSPQGVINMHEPEHWGYVYFSSESPENKIEFEIPEDEKIRWWLFELYRNQKAYKSENGEWARDLEQVKANDLMMQGEVVEAKLQNHLYGWNISVKSPVTGKSYIITEDGNFLEI, encoded by the coding sequence ATGAACAAATGTTTTTTGATTGTCTTCGGATTAATTTTTACAGGATCTGTTCTGTATTCTCAAAATAAACATAGAAGTTATGTGGCTTATCGAACTACTGAAGCCATCAAGGTTGATGGAATTGCTAAAGAATCCTCCTGGAGCAAGGTAGAATTCTCTCAAGATTTTATAGATATAGAAGGAAACAAAACTCCAAAGTATAAGACCAATGTAAAAATGCTTTGGGATGACACATATCTGTATTTTTATGCTAAAATGGAGGAACCTCATATCTGGGCGACCTTAAAACAACGGGATACGGTAATTTTCTATAATAATGACTTCGAAATCTTCATAGATCCGGATGGCGATTCTCATAATTATCTCGAATTCGAAATGAATGCCTTGAATACCGTATGGGATCTTTTTATAGTAAAACCTTACCGTGAACCCTCGCCAATCATAGATAACTGGGATATTAATGGCCTTTTGTCTGCTGTACATATTGAAGGTTCTCTAAATGATCCTTCAGATGAAGATAAATTCTGGAGCGTGGAAGTTGCGATTCCATGGAATGTTCTGGAAGAGGCCAATATTCATGGGAAAGGGCATAAGGATAAATTCTGGCGAATTAATTTTTCACGGGTCAATTGGGATTTTGAGCTCAGTGACCAAACCTATTCCAGGAAAAAAGATGAGAAAGGGAATTTTCTGCCGGAGTATAACTGGGTGTGGTCTCCACAGGGCGTCATAAACATGCATGAGCCAGAACACTGGGGATATGTGTACTTTTCTTCCGAAAGCCCGGAGAATAAAATTGAATTTGAAATTCCGGAAGACGAAAAGATCAGGTGGTGGCTATTTGAACTCTATAGAAATCAAAAGGCATATAAAAGTGAAAATGGAGAATGGGCCAGAGACCTGGAACAGGTCAAGGCAAATGATTTAATGATGCAGGGAGAAGTTGTTGAAGCTAAATTGCAAAATCACCTTTATGGGTGGAATATTTCAGTAAAGAGTCCGGTTACCGGAAAGTCTTATATCATAACCGAAGACGGTAATTTTTTAGAAATCTAA
- the murQ gene encoding N-acetylmuramic acid 6-phosphate etherase, whose amino-acid sequence MSKKSPDTERSSNYDHLEKMNTLELLSNINKEDQTIAGNVKKEIVSIEKLVDVIVPKIESGGRLFYIGAGTSGRLGVLDASECPPTFGVSPGIVIGLIAGGDTALRNAVENAEDDTNQAWKDLQEYDITDKDVLVGIAASGTTPYVIGGIKEARKNGIITGCVTCSSGSPLAEASEYPIQVVTGPEFVTGSTRMKAGTAQKLVLNMISTAVMIKLGRVKGNKMVDMQLSNDKLVGRGIRMIMEELEVGEEEAGRLLKEFGSVRGVLLNHHKGK is encoded by the coding sequence ATGAGCAAGAAAAGTCCTGATACCGAAAGATCTTCAAATTATGATCATCTGGAAAAGATGAACACATTGGAATTACTTTCGAATATCAATAAAGAAGATCAAACCATCGCTGGAAATGTTAAAAAGGAGATCGTTTCTATCGAAAAACTGGTAGATGTGATCGTGCCTAAGATCGAGTCTGGAGGAAGGTTATTTTACATAGGTGCCGGAACCAGTGGAAGACTGGGAGTGCTGGACGCTTCTGAATGTCCGCCAACTTTTGGGGTAAGTCCGGGCATCGTGATAGGTCTTATTGCCGGTGGAGATACTGCCTTGAGAAATGCTGTGGAAAATGCCGAAGACGATACTAACCAGGCTTGGAAAGATCTGCAGGAATATGATATTACAGATAAAGATGTACTTGTTGGTATCGCTGCATCGGGAACTACTCCTTATGTAATCGGTGGAATTAAAGAAGCGAGGAAGAATGGAATTATCACTGGTTGTGTTACCTGTAGTTCAGGAAGTCCTTTAGCAGAGGCTTCAGAATATCCTATTCAGGTAGTAACGGGTCCCGAATTCGTTACCGGGAGTACCCGAATGAAAGCTGGTACCGCTCAAAAACTAGTTCTTAATATGATCTCTACCGCGGTTATGATAAAACTAGGAAGAGTGAAGGGGAATAAAATGGTGGACATGCAACTTTCCAACGATAAGCTAGTAGGACGCGGAATAAGGATGATCATGGAAGAACTGGAAGTTGGTGAAGAAGAAGCCGGTCGACTGCTCAAAGAATTCGGTAGTGTTCGCGGTGTGCTTTTAAATCATCATAAAGGAAAATGA
- a CDS encoding family 20 glycosylhydrolase has product MNSKIIKYLPVFSIMLILNLSFGMQNQPDPKNIDSEFPAIIPTPQNIFWGTEFYILPVKNTICYNSESKNSIYWIEKLLNAAGSKAEFTEAENCGNWKLNIDPELEDEVGEEGYKLKIDDTGINIQSATEAGMFYGIQTLRQFFPAKIETGEVSSEIKLRHVEITDRPEYSWRGSMLDIARSFLTKEYIKKHIDRMAMYKLNRLHLHLSDDQGWRIEIKGYPKLTEIGGKSAVKNGRSGYLTQKEYQELQEYAAKRNIVIIPEIDMPGHVYAALVSYPELNCENNKNIEPQRALPPDLYDGYNVGWTRLCLEDASTYKFVDAVVKELAEITTGNWIHIGGDEIEDPLYEEFIQKADSIVRKYDKTAIGWEESAKADLSDNFIVQRWNGETKIAEGQKIIDSFCKFFYLDHGNITDQENTYKWCRKEGLPLEIVYSYSTDDERVIGIEAPVWSELVISDDRADDRLWPRSIAVAEVGWTRSSNRDFKDFTERLAKHGERLENLGIEYFKSPEVDWETPREKGVFSEKLSKK; this is encoded by the coding sequence ATGAATTCAAAAATTATAAAATACCTGCCAGTTTTCAGTATAATGCTAATACTGAATCTATCTTTTGGTATGCAAAACCAACCGGATCCTAAGAATATAGATTCTGAATTCCCTGCGATTATCCCTACACCTCAAAATATTTTTTGGGGTACAGAATTCTATATTCTTCCGGTTAAAAATACTATTTGTTATAATTCTGAAAGTAAAAACTCGATCTATTGGATTGAAAAATTGTTAAATGCAGCGGGTAGTAAAGCAGAATTTACTGAAGCAGAAAATTGCGGAAACTGGAAATTGAATATAGATCCAGAACTGGAAGATGAAGTAGGCGAGGAAGGATATAAGCTTAAGATCGACGATACTGGTATAAACATTCAAAGCGCTACTGAGGCAGGGATGTTCTATGGAATACAAACTTTAAGACAATTCTTTCCTGCTAAGATCGAAACCGGAGAAGTTTCTTCTGAGATCAAACTTAGACATGTAGAGATCACCGATAGACCGGAATATTCCTGGAGAGGCAGTATGCTGGATATCGCCAGGAGTTTTCTAACTAAGGAATATATCAAAAAGCATATTGATAGGATGGCGATGTATAAACTCAACCGACTTCACTTGCATTTGAGTGATGATCAGGGTTGGAGAATTGAGATCAAAGGATATCCGAAACTTACCGAAATAGGAGGGAAGAGCGCGGTTAAAAATGGCAGATCGGGTTATTTAACCCAGAAAGAATACCAGGAATTGCAGGAGTATGCAGCAAAAAGGAATATTGTGATTATCCCTGAGATCGATATGCCTGGCCATGTCTATGCGGCTTTAGTGTCCTATCCAGAGCTTAATTGCGAGAACAATAAAAATATAGAACCTCAGCGTGCCTTGCCACCAGATCTTTATGATGGATATAATGTAGGCTGGACTAGACTCTGCCTTGAGGACGCTTCAACTTATAAGTTCGTGGATGCAGTGGTTAAAGAATTAGCTGAGATCACTACCGGAAACTGGATTCATATTGGTGGTGATGAAATTGAAGATCCTTTATACGAGGAGTTTATTCAAAAAGCCGATTCTATTGTTCGAAAATATGATAAGACGGCCATTGGCTGGGAAGAAAGCGCCAAAGCCGATCTAAGCGATAATTTTATAGTTCAGCGCTGGAATGGTGAAACCAAAATAGCTGAAGGGCAGAAGATCATCGATTCGTTCTGTAAATTTTTCTACCTGGATCATGGTAATATTACCGATCAGGAAAATACTTATAAATGGTGCAGAAAAGAAGGTCTTCCCCTGGAAATAGTTTATAGCTATAGCACCGATGATGAACGGGTGATTGGTATCGAGGCTCCGGTATGGAGTGAACTTGTAATTAGTGACGATCGTGCAGACGATCGTTTATGGCCAAGAAGTATTGCCGTGGCTGAAGTTGGCTGGACCAGATCTTCTAACAGGGATTTTAAGGATTTCACTGAAAGGCTGGCTAAACATGGAGAAAGATTGGAAAACCTGGGAATAGAATATTTTAAAAGTCCGGAAGTGGATTGGGAGACGCCGAGAGAAAAAGGAGTATTTTCTGAAAAGCTTTCGAAAAAATAA